Within Chloroflexi bacterium ADurb.Bin180, the genomic segment CCACCAGCAAATCTAGCCTGCCTCCATCGTGCAGGTCCGTTTGCAATTCGTTGGTATCTGCCAGAATCGCGTCCAAATCAAGCGCACCCGCGTCGCTGATCGGTAGCCCACCCGCTGCATCCGCCGCCGCATTGGGCAGGGCCGTCAATCCCAGTCGCACACCATCCGCCGGGTCATAGTTTACCAGTTCCACCTCCACATAAGCCGGGTCAATCGCCGCCCCGTTCACGCACAACTGAACCCGATTCACGCCAGTTGCAAACGCCGCGTCCGGCCAGTCCACACGGTATGTGCAGCGCAGCGGCCTGCAAGCCGCACCCGAGCTGCTGCTGTTGCCTGCGCCGTAGGCCCGCCCGGGGGGAGTCGGCGAGTCTGCGAGTCGCGAGTCAACGGCTGACGGCGTCGACGGCAACGAAGTCGACGGCAACGAAGTCGACGGCTGACGGCGTCAACGGCTCAGGCGCCCTCCGGCGTCAGTGGGGCGGGCTTTCCACTCACATTCAGAACTCCTGACCCGTTTTCATCAGATCCGGCGCGCGGAATGTGATGCACCGCGGCGGTGTCCAGGTTCAGCTTGTGTCCTGGACGATGTAGCGGATGGGGTCCGGGCAGCCGATGAGGCGCAGGATGTCGCGCTGCTCGTCATTGATCTGGATCTGGTTGTGCCAGGGCTGTCCGGTCACGCGTGTGCTGACTAGCCGGAGGACAGAGAAGCGCTTCATCAGTTCGCGCGTGGTCATGACGTTGTAGCGCGCGGTGCGGAGTTTGGCTCGGCGGGACAGCAGATCGATCAGGGAGTAGACGGTAAGGGCTGCGACGAAGATGAGTAGCAGGGCCAGGATACGGGTCTGCTTCTTCAGCCAGAGTGGGTGGACGGACAGCTCCTGCTTGAAGTTGCGGAAACGAGACTCGATCGTGCCTTGGCCGCGGTACAGCTCGAATACCTCGTCTGGAGTTGGGTTACCAGATAGGTTGTGGATCAGGATGTAGCGGCCGTCGCCGCGGGCGGCTTGCTGCAGGGCCTTGTCGTTGATCCAGTGGCGCAGGGACAAGTGACCGTCGTCGCCTGCTGTGAGTTCGTAGCCGATGATGCCCTTCAGGTCGTGGGGGATGGCGCGGTCGATGCGGGCCTGGGTGTACGGGCGGCTCTTGTATTGGCGGGCGTTGGGGTTCTGGGCCTTGCTATGGATGTCGTCCAAGCGGGCCTGCGCCTTGGCGATCTTGTCGTTTCGTTGCTCCTGATCCATCTGCTCTCGGCGTGGGCTGTAGATGAACAACGCCTGGACCCTGACGGGCGTGTCTTGCCGCTGGGGCTGCAGACGCACGGTGGTAGCGTAGGCGTAGGTGCAATCATCCGGGGCATTGATGCTGCGATAGCGCAGGGGCGTGAACTTGTGGACAGGGACCTCTGCAAGCCTGCGCTTCTGGTTGTCCCCCAGCACCGATATGGCTCCCAGGAAGTGCGCTTTGGCTTTGCGGAACACCGCGACGGTTTCGTAGTTGATCCCCGCGCGGTCGGCAACAACGACCAGGTCACTGGGACGTACTCGCTGCTTGAGATCGTCCAGCAGGGGTGAAACCAAGGGCGACTGGTGGGCCTTGCCGGACACCACTTGATAGCGCACGGGTATGCCGCCCTGATTGCTGACGGCCATGTCCAGTTGCACTTGTCGTTGGTGGATCCGGCCGCCGCCATAGCCTTTGCAGATGTACTCGGTCTGCTGTCTTGCGTCACTGAACAGGATGCTGGTCAGGTCCCAGTGAACGATGCGCGCGTCCACGTCGTACGCCTGCAAGGCCCGGGTCACCAGGGCAGACTGGATGTCGGTCATGTGCTCGTATACAGCGTCCAGCATCCGGCCCATGCGATGGTCGTTGAACTTGCTCTCCGGCTTGCCGTAGATGGCCGACACGTTGTATCGCATTGCCCATGGCCTGAGGTCGTACAGAGGCAGCCGGTGGGGCGCCTGCAAGATGTGCAGGACCATGAACTCGAAGGCTTCGCCATTGGTGACATGGTCGCCATCCTTCATGGGGCAGTACCGATCCACGATGTCGATCAGCCCCAGCTTGCGGGTGACCGGCAAGACCAAGGGCATCGTCGGGGGTAAGTCCCGCACGCGGAATGTGGCATTGCCCGCTGAGTACCTGTCGATGGTAGACATGAACCCAGCATAGCAGAAAGCCTAGGAAATGTCTAGTAACTAGGTTATATATTTGTCCGGCATCGGGTTCGCCCACCCGACCGGGTGTTATGCCGGACAGGATCTGATGAAAACGGGTCCTGACACGCAGTACCGTTTGGATGTCTATCTTCGTTTTGTCTAACATCGAAGTGCAGGCGCCATCGTGTCTCGGGGTAGACGGGGTCGTCGGAGTTGATGGCGGTGCACAAGGCCTGGAGAGCGCGGGTGAAGCGTGGGGCGCTCATGGGCTCGAGGGTGACATGGACATCCCAGCCGTCCACGCGTATGGTGCCGGTCTGTTGGAGTACTGCGCGGATGAAGGCGTGGCCCTCATCGGCGTTGCGAGCGAAGGCGCCCTGGATGCGGCGTACCAGTAGGCATTCGGTACGGTAGGCTGCGATCTTGACCAGGTCGGAGCAGAGCTTGCGGTCGACGGACAGTTTGACTTCGTCGGCGCGGTCGGTCTGTGAGAGCATGCATCTTGGGGCAATGGCTTTGCGCTGGCGCAGGAGGCTGTCTATCAGTTGTGTTTGTGCTGTGATGCGCCGCTCGGTGTACCGCTGGGCGTCGGTGGGTTGGGCGGCGGTGCTGGCGGCCTGGGCCTGGGCCTGAGCT encodes:
- a CDS encoding Transposase DDE domain protein — translated: MSTIDRYSAGNATFRVRDLPPTMPLVLPVTRKLGLIDIVDRYCPMKDGDHVTNGEAFEFMVLHILQAPHRLPLYDLRPWAMRYNVSAIYGKPESKFNDHRMGRMLDAVYEHMTDIQSALVTRALQAYDVDARIVHWDLTSILFSDARQQTEYICKGYGGGRIHQRQVQLDMAVSNQGGIPVRYQVVSGKAHQSPLVSPLLDDLKQRVRPSDLVVVADRAGINYETVAVFRKAKAHFLGAISVLGDNQKRRLAEVPVHKFTPLRYRSINAPDDCTYAYATTVRLQPQRQDTPVRVQALFIYSPRREQMDQEQRNDKIAKAQARLDDIHSKAQNPNARQYKSRPYTQARIDRAIPHDLKGIIGYELTAGDDGHLSLRHWINDKALQQAARGDGRYILIHNLSGNPTPDEVFELYRGQGTIESRFRNFKQELSVHPLWLKKQTRILALLLIFVAALTVYSLIDLLSRRAKLRTARYNVMTTRELMKRFSVLRLVSTRVTGQPWHNQIQINDEQRDILRLIGCPDPIRYIVQDTS